The following coding sequences lie in one Arabidopsis thaliana chromosome 3, partial sequence genomic window:
- a CDS encoding Gag-Pol polyprotein/retrotransposon, translating to MEKGASNVDLWTMAQTAKESLRSFIGRFKEIVTSTATPDDAAIAALRNALWHESRFREDLLLN from the coding sequence ATGGAGAAAGGTGCCTCTAATGTCGACTTGTGGACAATGGCCCAAACCGCTAAGGAATCACTCCGAAGTTTCATCGGAAGATTCAAAGAAATCGTCACTAGCACAGCTACCCCTGATGATGCTGCAATCGCGGCTCTGCGCAATGCGCTCTGGCACGAGTCACGATTTAGAGAAGATCTTCTGCTTAACTAG